Proteins encoded by one window of Rhodamnia argentea isolate NSW1041297 chromosome 6, ASM2092103v1, whole genome shotgun sequence:
- the LOC115748489 gene encoding uncharacterized protein LOC115748489 isoform X2: protein MAPKSSDFTAATYIARFDQLRKGEHGENCCLGILNDIGGDGSHLVSGPCFRQSSQIPTVFDRCFPRSYEESLPFQLPSVLDVWTAESQRFRGFPSFDPEFYRWYLRMATQDRIFSLWKKAGIDRALQFSCFDWNLNLGLLGSVICFWSPSTNCFFFPWGPMSITLLDVHVIAGFVPTGVAVKDIGSPRYLKSVNDNVLAYGSFMNSFRRPTGQVDDEEHAAFLLYWLSKHVFFHPILRVSKDLLGIASSLAEGLSIALGPLILAALYRGITHASLAMRGKESGTFSGSFWLLQAWIVLYFPFLFSNRNHDLPTCNDLSPQPHVPEFIGCQLLSRLPLPTPEGTSPLTYFLRILFDFDRDKFDFCPVKSESFSYLYQFPSREEFDDFWVKVLTPVDLPLRLSKKGRFYHGFEIYSPHYCARQFGLAQGLPMPIYYSLEFPFSQKNKYKWTEMGPFSCCSEITRIMHARFSVNEFSPDPKSTPDYNQWWGLYYHRYFRNAGSALKRIKPFASRIKGKSVGQGEHSPPMLTAQVQSAWTRSQKKKSRARKGKAVSQPTTPLRTGKKRSTGIEITKAEEMEEVPLSRKRRRVVFTSTSTVDDVEEIENTATGASSNSSFSADEVTRATTGPEGTIVRPDESPEARAVPLIPKTECSLSSSSVEGASLVSVPSSLAGHDPQPTITSATVEMNNQNQLEGFTDALGPALSIRSLSVPLLLPAPPSSQTDENFVSSSIRGRLILEELSKG, encoded by the exons ATGGCACCCAAGTCTTCCGACTTCACAGCTGCAACTTACATTGCTCGCTTCGACCAGCTACGAAAGGGCGAACATGGTGAAAATTGTTGCCTCGGCATCCTGAACGACATTGGCGGGGATGGCTCTCATCTTGTCTCGGGGCCTTGCTTCAGACAATCCTCCCAGATTCCGACAGTGTTCGATCGTTGTTTCCCTCGCTCGTACGAAGAATCCCTGCCTTTCCAACTTCCCTCTGTTTTGGATGTCTGGACCGCCGAGTCGCAGCGGTTCAGGGGATTCCCCTCCTTCGACCCCGAGTTCTACCGATGGTACCTGAGAATGGCGACTCAAGATCGAATCTTTTCTCTCTGGAAGAAGGCCGGCATCGACAGGGCGCTTCAGTTTAGCTGCTTTGACTGGAATCTGAACTTGGGCCTCTTGGGTTCTGTGATCTGCTTCTGGTCTCCGTCGACGAACTGCTTCTTCTTTCCCTGGGGACCGATGTCGATTACCCTTCTGGATGTACACGTCATAGCTGGTTTCGTGCCCACTGGCGTGGCGGTGAAGGACATTGGCTCCCCCAGATACCTCAAGTCCGTCAATGATAATGTCCTTGCTTACGGGAGCTTCATGAACAGTTTCCGTCGACCAACTGGACAAGTCGACGATGAAGAGCATGCTGCTTTCCTGCTTTATTGGCTCTCCAAGCATGTCTTTTTCCACCCAATACTTCGGGTTTCTAAGGATCTCCTCGGCATCGCGTCGAGCTTGGCAGAAGGCCTATCGATCGCGTTAGGCCCGCTCATTCTTGCTGCATTGTACCGAGGTATCACGCACGCCTCTTTGGCTATGCGCGGAAAAGAATCCGGTACCTTCTCTGGCTCCTTTTGGCTTCTTCAGGCTTGGATTGTCCTCTACTTTCCGTTCCTATTCTCGAATCGGAATCATGACTTGCCCACGTGTAATGACTTGAGTCCACAGCCCCACGTCCCCGAGTTCATAGGATGTCAATTACTTAGTCGTCTCCCCTTACCGACTCCAGAGGGCACTTCCCCTTTGACGTATTTTCTTCGAATTCTCTTCGACTTTGATCGAGACAAGTTCGACTTTTGTCCGGTTAAGTCCGAAAGCTTCTCTTATCTCTATCAGTTTCCTTCTCGGGAAGAATTCGATGATTTCTGGGTTAAGGTGCTTACTCCAGTTGATCTTCCCTTGAGATTGTCCAAAAAGGGAAGGTTCTACCATGGGTTTGAAATATATTCCCCGCATTATTGTGCTAGACAGTTTGGACTGGCCCAAGGCTTACCCATGCCAATCTATTATTCCCTGGAGTTCCCTTTCAGTCAGAAGAACAAGTATAAATGGACTGAAATGGGGCCTTTCAGCTGCTGCTCTGAGATTACTAGAATTATGCACGCCCGATTTTCTGTCAATGAATTCAGTCCTGATCCGAAATCCACTCCTGACTACAATCAGTGGTGGGGACTTTATTACCATAGGTATTTTAGAAACGCCGGATCTGCTCTCAAAAGGATAAAACCGTTTGCTTCTCGTATAAAAGGGAAATCGGTTGGACAAGGAGAGC ACAGCCCGCCAATGTTGACTGCTCAAGTTCAATCTGCTTGGACACGCtctcagaagaagaaaagtagggCCAGGAAAGGAAAAG CGGTTTCCCAACCAACCACTCCTTTGCGGACCGGAAAGAAACGGTCGACTGGGATCGAAATTACAAAGGcagaagagatggaagaagttCCTCTTTCtaggaaaagaagaagggtgGTATTTACCTCGACTAGCACTGTTGACGATGTCGAAGAGATTGAAAATACTGCCACTGGTGCCAGTTCAAATTCCTCTTTCAGTGCTGACGAAGTTACCAGGGCTACTACGGGTCCTGAGGGCACAATTGTTCGTCCTGACGAGTCGCCTGAAGCCAGAGCTGTGCCTCTCATTCCCAAGACAGAATGCAGTCTTAGCTCTTCTTCCGTCGAGGGTGCATCACTAGTCTCCGTTCCGTCTTCTTTGGCTGGACATG ATCCCCAACCGACAATCACATCTGCCACGGTTGAGATGAACAATCAAAACCAGCTGGAAGGGTTTACCGATGCTCTTGGTCCTGCTTTGTCGATCCGCTCTCTCTCTGTTCCTCTGCTGCTTCCAGCACCTCCATCTAGTCAAACCGATGAAAATTTCGTCAGTTCTAGCATCAGGGGCAGGCTCATTCTTGAAGAACTCTCTAAG GGTTAA
- the LOC115748489 gene encoding uncharacterized protein LOC115748489 isoform X1, protein MAPKSSDFTAATYIARFDQLRKGEHGENCCLGILNDIGGDGSHLVSGPCFRQSSQIPTVFDRCFPRSYEESLPFQLPSVLDVWTAESQRFRGFPSFDPEFYRWYLRMATQDRIFSLWKKAGIDRALQFSCFDWNLNLGLLGSVICFWSPSTNCFFFPWGPMSITLLDVHVIAGFVPTGVAVKDIGSPRYLKSVNDNVLAYGSFMNSFRRPTGQVDDEEHAAFLLYWLSKHVFFHPILRVSKDLLGIASSLAEGLSIALGPLILAALYRGITHASLAMRGKESGTFSGSFWLLQAWIVLYFPFLFSNRNHDLPTCNDLSPQPHVPEFIGCQLLSRLPLPTPEGTSPLTYFLRILFDFDRDKFDFCPVKSESFSYLYQFPSREEFDDFWVKVLTPVDLPLRLSKKGRFYHGFEIYSPHYCARQFGLAQGLPMPIYYSLEFPFSQKNKYKWTEMGPFSCCSEITRIMHARFSVNEFSPDPKSTPDYNQWWGLYYHRYFRNAGSALKRIKPFASRIKGKSVGQGEHSPPMLTAQVQSAWTRSQKKKSRARKGKAVSQPTTPLRTGKKRSTGIEITKAEEMEEVPLSRKRRRVVFTSTSTVDDVEEIENTATGASSNSSFSADEVTRATTGPEGTIVRPDESPEARAVPLIPKTECSLSSSSVEGASLVSVPSSLAGHDPQPTITSATVEMNNQNQLEGFTDALGPALSIRSLSVPLLLPAPPSSQTDENFVSSSIRGRLILEELSKVRHLEATGCDTLASVSSSAPIQAIKRKWAEFFELSVGGYSLLAANPITADRVKILLEELYNDDIQFSKTPQFKERCKIFSEQFLGGMKTYRYDKEKITALMALEEKCLESFASIMELEQSLRGNVKTLQTLIDEQVNLDTEEAKLEKRLADVRHRRGLVSNEISQVNRTLERDRDTLKMLTPRKSQLAKELADHRYAKSQLVVHNGCLDVDMSSFHKEAMDFVNSL, encoded by the exons ATGGCACCCAAGTCTTCCGACTTCACAGCTGCAACTTACATTGCTCGCTTCGACCAGCTACGAAAGGGCGAACATGGTGAAAATTGTTGCCTCGGCATCCTGAACGACATTGGCGGGGATGGCTCTCATCTTGTCTCGGGGCCTTGCTTCAGACAATCCTCCCAGATTCCGACAGTGTTCGATCGTTGTTTCCCTCGCTCGTACGAAGAATCCCTGCCTTTCCAACTTCCCTCTGTTTTGGATGTCTGGACCGCCGAGTCGCAGCGGTTCAGGGGATTCCCCTCCTTCGACCCCGAGTTCTACCGATGGTACCTGAGAATGGCGACTCAAGATCGAATCTTTTCTCTCTGGAAGAAGGCCGGCATCGACAGGGCGCTTCAGTTTAGCTGCTTTGACTGGAATCTGAACTTGGGCCTCTTGGGTTCTGTGATCTGCTTCTGGTCTCCGTCGACGAACTGCTTCTTCTTTCCCTGGGGACCGATGTCGATTACCCTTCTGGATGTACACGTCATAGCTGGTTTCGTGCCCACTGGCGTGGCGGTGAAGGACATTGGCTCCCCCAGATACCTCAAGTCCGTCAATGATAATGTCCTTGCTTACGGGAGCTTCATGAACAGTTTCCGTCGACCAACTGGACAAGTCGACGATGAAGAGCATGCTGCTTTCCTGCTTTATTGGCTCTCCAAGCATGTCTTTTTCCACCCAATACTTCGGGTTTCTAAGGATCTCCTCGGCATCGCGTCGAGCTTGGCAGAAGGCCTATCGATCGCGTTAGGCCCGCTCATTCTTGCTGCATTGTACCGAGGTATCACGCACGCCTCTTTGGCTATGCGCGGAAAAGAATCCGGTACCTTCTCTGGCTCCTTTTGGCTTCTTCAGGCTTGGATTGTCCTCTACTTTCCGTTCCTATTCTCGAATCGGAATCATGACTTGCCCACGTGTAATGACTTGAGTCCACAGCCCCACGTCCCCGAGTTCATAGGATGTCAATTACTTAGTCGTCTCCCCTTACCGACTCCAGAGGGCACTTCCCCTTTGACGTATTTTCTTCGAATTCTCTTCGACTTTGATCGAGACAAGTTCGACTTTTGTCCGGTTAAGTCCGAAAGCTTCTCTTATCTCTATCAGTTTCCTTCTCGGGAAGAATTCGATGATTTCTGGGTTAAGGTGCTTACTCCAGTTGATCTTCCCTTGAGATTGTCCAAAAAGGGAAGGTTCTACCATGGGTTTGAAATATATTCCCCGCATTATTGTGCTAGACAGTTTGGACTGGCCCAAGGCTTACCCATGCCAATCTATTATTCCCTGGAGTTCCCTTTCAGTCAGAAGAACAAGTATAAATGGACTGAAATGGGGCCTTTCAGCTGCTGCTCTGAGATTACTAGAATTATGCACGCCCGATTTTCTGTCAATGAATTCAGTCCTGATCCGAAATCCACTCCTGACTACAATCAGTGGTGGGGACTTTATTACCATAGGTATTTTAGAAACGCCGGATCTGCTCTCAAAAGGATAAAACCGTTTGCTTCTCGTATAAAAGGGAAATCGGTTGGACAAGGAGAGC ACAGCCCGCCAATGTTGACTGCTCAAGTTCAATCTGCTTGGACACGCtctcagaagaagaaaagtagggCCAGGAAAGGAAAAG CGGTTTCCCAACCAACCACTCCTTTGCGGACCGGAAAGAAACGGTCGACTGGGATCGAAATTACAAAGGcagaagagatggaagaagttCCTCTTTCtaggaaaagaagaagggtgGTATTTACCTCGACTAGCACTGTTGACGATGTCGAAGAGATTGAAAATACTGCCACTGGTGCCAGTTCAAATTCCTCTTTCAGTGCTGACGAAGTTACCAGGGCTACTACGGGTCCTGAGGGCACAATTGTTCGTCCTGACGAGTCGCCTGAAGCCAGAGCTGTGCCTCTCATTCCCAAGACAGAATGCAGTCTTAGCTCTTCTTCCGTCGAGGGTGCATCACTAGTCTCCGTTCCGTCTTCTTTGGCTGGACATG ATCCCCAACCGACAATCACATCTGCCACGGTTGAGATGAACAATCAAAACCAGCTGGAAGGGTTTACCGATGCTCTTGGTCCTGCTTTGTCGATCCGCTCTCTCTCTGTTCCTCTGCTGCTTCCAGCACCTCCATCTAGTCAAACCGATGAAAATTTCGTCAGTTCTAGCATCAGGGGCAGGCTCATTCTTGAAGAACTCTCTAAGGTTCGTCACCTTGAAGCTACCGGTTGTGACACCTTGGCATCCGTCTCTTCATCTGCACCTATCCAAGCGATTAAGCGCAAATGGGCTGAATTTTTTGAGCTGTCTGTAGGAGGCTATTCATTGCTTGCAGCTAATCCCATCACTGCTGATAGGGTTAAAATTTTGCTAGAAGAGCTATACAATGATGACATCCAATTCTCGAAGACTCCCCAGTTCAAGGAACGTTGCAAAATCTTCTCAGAGCAATTCCTTGGTGGTATGAAGACTTATCGGTACGACAAGGAAAAGATCACCGCCCTGATGGCCTTAGAAGAGAAATGCCTAGAGTCTTTTGCTTCCATTATGGAACTTGAACAGTCATTGCGGGGCAATGTAAAAACCTTGCAGACTCTGATCGATGAACAAGTTAATCTTGATACTGAGGAAGCTAAGCTAGAGAAACGTCTGGCAGATGTTCGTCATCGTCGCGGACTTGTGTCTAACGAAATATCCCAAGTAAACAGGACCTTGGAACGTGACCGTGATACGCTCAAGATGCTAACTCCTAGAAAGTCTCAGCTGGCCAAGGAATTAGCTGATCATCGGTATGCAAAGAGTCAGCTGGTGGTCCACAATGGTTGCTTAGATGTGGACATGTCTAGCTTCCACAAGGAAGCGATGGACTTTGTGAATAGTTTGTAA